A region from the Ptychodera flava strain L36383 chromosome 10, AS_Pfla_20210202, whole genome shotgun sequence genome encodes:
- the LOC139142973 gene encoding adhesion G-protein coupled receptor G6-like — protein sequence MSDQVTVKANTEARRDRCKTVEFVSEEGSQQIQQMCSSSCPEGGASHGECARGRRGTCATQCCQGDMCNFFLPRYITPKSSTSPVTPVRPATSSARNTPTVPPMSTKLTTTLVPRISTKEETTTAPPTSTRDRTTEMLSTSTTRTTSVPKSTRESTVQMTEPIITTESVKIYCEAEVTSDNKGIVEWPTTEANNDTIIIRPCPFGPEDGNSEFMIGRKCLLSSSKAEWSVPDTGGCKRESQSTKDDRFNKIANMTIEPEQAEAVSGQLSRLTTESRDFDADDVSTSVDIVDKILDSQVNGTDVDVAQNVLQIVNNLLNAGSDVLAASEEQDDSASRMIKAVEQVSQGIVVQGNESVVVTTRSISLTVVAIDGNHFDGLEFGVYSAEDGRGGSTFSRHEDLPEENLQSEIYLPPTIFQDLSTEEQSRIATAQFISYKTNELFHIVESSADSSPQSANMSSSNDTVLASPVIAASTGDVTITNLNEPVTIKFRKDKEVPYKNPKCVFWDFTGNGGKGGWSGHGCILAVNKTETDNDVVCHCNHLTHFALLMDVYDEADDIDSANQKALTFISYIGCGISLFALILTLLNLVFCSRRKDKQVKIMINLCFALFMTMVMFLTNALVVDFAPIIPELCITMAVLLHYFTLAVFVWSALEAVHVYLLVIRIFRTFISRFMTKFCIIGWGVPLVVTVVTVAVDVDHYGYHSMFCWLSRYPFYGSFLAPLCLILIFNTVIYCLVVNKICGLNSKGLTAYERFKVQAQLRAAVGLLVLLGLTWVFAIFAVGEARLVFSYLFAVCNSLQGLFIFIFHCLLNKEVRNRWRTVCACHKEDYDTKESNRKSLSSYSAEKYQVSTTDQTSFRLDSSSMTSSPNDYTYDKEDFSTFRSE from the exons ATGAGTGATCAGGTGACAGTCAAAGCAAATACTGAAGCAAGACGG GATCGATGCAAAACTGTTGAGTTTGTGTCGGAGGAAGGATCACAACAAATACAGCAGATGTGTTCCTCAAGCTGCCCGGAAGGTGGAGCAAGCCATGGGGAGTGCGCAAGGGGCCGTAGGGGCACATGCGCCACGCAGTGTTGTCAAGGCGATATGTGTAACTTTTTCCTGCCGCGATATATAACACCGAAATCGTCAACATCACCCG TAACACCTGTGCGTCCAGCAACGTCTTCTGCGAGAAACACACCCACGGTGCCACCAATGTCGACTAAACTCACCACAACGTTAGTACCAAGAATATCCACCAAGGAAGAAACAACGACAGCCCCACCAACGTCAACTAGAGACAGGACAACTGAAATGCTATCTACGTCCACTACAAGAACAACAAGTGTGCCGAAGTCGACAAGAGAAAGTACGGTTCAAATGACGGAACCAATAATAACCACGGAATCCGTCAAAATTTATTGTGAAGCAGAAGTAACGAGCGACAACAAAGGCATTGTTGAGTGGCCGACAACGGAAGCTAACAATGACACAATTATAATTCGACCTTGTCCATTCGGCCCTGAAGACGGGAATAGTGAATTCATGATCGGACGCAAATG tctATTGTCATCTTCAAAAGCAGAATGGAGTGTACCTGATACCGGTGGCTGTAAACGTGAATCGCAATCAACTAAAGATGATCGTTTCAACAAGATAGCAAATATGACCATCGAACCAG AACAAGCAGAAGCGGTGTCAGGTCAGCTTAGCAGGCTAACGACTGAATCAAGGGACTTTGACGCAGACGACGTGTCCACATCGGTAGATATTGTGGACAAAATTCTGGACAGTCAGGTCAATGGAACTGATGTGGATGTCGCACAAAATGTACTACAAATCGTGAATAATTTGCTGAATGCCGGAAGTGACGTATTGGCAGCTAGTGAGGAACAGGACGACAGCGCCTCAAG GATGATCAAAGCCGTCGAACAAGTCTCGCAAGGCATTGTGGTACAAGGCAACGAGTCGGTTGTCGTGACAACTCGTAGTATTTCACTGACTGTCGTCGCCATCGATGGAAATCATTTCGATGGTCTGGAATTTGGTGTCTACTCAGCTGAAGATGGCAGAGGCGGG AGCACCTTCTCAAGACATGAAGACTTGCCTGAGGAAAATCTTCAGTCAGAAATATACCTACCACCGACCATCTTTCAAGATCTTAGCACGGAGGAACAGTCCCGCATTGCGACTGCGCAGTTCATTTCGTACAAGACAAATGAGTTGTTCCAT ATCGTCGAATCAAGCGCTGATTCGTCACCACAATCAGCAAACATGAGTTCATCAAATGATACGGTGCTAGCTAGTCCGGTAATCGCCGCCAGTACTGGTGACGTCACAATCACCAACCTAAATGAACCAGTGACGATAAAGTTCAGGAAAGACAAGGAG GTTCCGTATAAAAACCCAAAGTGCGTATTCTGGGATTTTACCGGAAACG GAGGGAAGGGAGGTTGGTCAGGCCATGGCTGCATCTTGGCCGTGAACAAGACCGAGACAGACAATGACGTCGTGTGTCATTGTAATCACTTGACACACTTTGCGCTGCTCATG GATGTATATGACGAAGCTGACGACATCGACTCGGCAAATCAGAAAGCGTTGACTTTCATATCGTACATTGGTTGTGGAATTTCACTATTTGCGTTGATTCTGACACTCCTCAATTTGGTATTCTGCAG CAGGCGGAAAGACAAGCAAGTGAAgataatgataaatttgtgttttgCATTATTCATGACTATGGTCATGTTCCTAACCAACGCCTTGGTCGTGGATTTCGCACCAATCATACCGGAGCTCTGTATCACCATGGCCGTGTTGTTACACTACTTCACATTGGCTGTCTTCGTATGGAGTGCTTTGGAAGCAGTTCACGTGTACCTGCTGGTGATAAGAATCTTCAGGACGTTCATTTCACGTTTCATGACGAAGTTCTGTATCATCGGCTGGG GTGTGCCGCTCGTAGTGACGGTCGTCACGGTAGCAGTGGATGTCGATCACTATGGTTACCACAGCATGTT TTGTTGGTTGTCAAGATACCCATTCTACGGATCATTCTTGGCGCCATTGTGTTTAATTCTCATCTTCAACACCGTCATCTACTGCCTTGTAGTTAACAAAATATGTGGCCTGAACTCAAAGGGACTGACTGCATACGAAAGGTTTAAGGTTCAAGCACAGTTGAGGGCGGCCGTCGGGCTGCTGGTATTACTCGGACTCACCTGGGTGTTCGCGATATTTGCCGTGGGTGAAGCAAGACTTGTCTTCAGTTACCTTTTCGCTGTCTGCAACAGTTTACAGGGACTCTTCATTTTCATATTCCATTGTCTTTTGAACAAAGAAGTGCGGAACCGATGGAGGACAGTGTGCGCATGCCACAAAGAAGACTATGATACGAAAG AATCAAATCGCAAATCCTTGAGTTCTTACTCTGCAGAGAAATACCAAGTCAGTACAACAGATCAGACCAGCTTCCGATTGG ATTCCTCATCGATGACGTCATCACCGAATGACTATACCTATGACAAAGAAGATTTTAGTACATTTCGATCTGAATGA